A single genomic interval of Candidatus Sulfotelmatobacter sp. harbors:
- a CDS encoding protein-glutamate O-methyltransferase CheR, which yields MTIAATAPSAVVAEGPPDPELVRIRDLVYREAGIFHPENKLRLLFDRVGRRMKELKTSNLREYHECLTVKPTRQAELVALLNEITIGETCFFRNQPQLEALRQVVIPKILEAKAEVPLRRLRIWSAGCSTGEEPYTLNMLLHEEAHGRLKDWSVEIVATDLNERSLVHAKNALYGTYSTRNLNPHYRQKYFIPAADQLQVQPLARTGITFSRLNLSDDDRMNFMKSLDLIFCCNVLIYFDLVSKRKVIQHFYNNLLPHGYLFMGHSESLYGVSNDFRLVHLPGATAYVKGERPPAGK from the coding sequence ATGACGATTGCTGCAACAGCACCCTCTGCCGTCGTGGCGGAGGGGCCGCCCGACCCTGAACTGGTGCGCATCCGCGACCTGGTTTATCGCGAAGCCGGCATCTTCCATCCCGAAAACAAGCTGCGCCTGCTCTTCGATCGCGTGGGCCGCCGCATGAAAGAACTCAAGACTTCAAACCTGCGCGAGTATCACGAATGCCTTACGGTCAAACCCACGCGACAGGCGGAACTGGTCGCGCTGTTGAACGAAATCACGATCGGCGAAACCTGCTTCTTTCGCAATCAGCCCCAATTAGAGGCGCTGCGCCAGGTTGTAATTCCCAAAATCCTTGAGGCCAAGGCCGAAGTTCCACTGCGCCGCCTGCGCATTTGGAGCGCCGGCTGCTCCACCGGCGAGGAGCCTTACACCCTGAACATGCTCTTGCACGAAGAAGCTCACGGCCGTCTCAAGGACTGGAGCGTCGAGATCGTCGCCACCGATCTTAATGAGCGTTCCCTGGTGCACGCCAAGAACGCCCTCTATGGAACCTATAGCACCCGCAATCTGAATCCGCATTATCGCCAGAAATATTTCATCCCCGCGGCCGACCAGCTCCAGGTTCAGCCGTTGGCCCGCACCGGCATCACTTTCAGCCGGCTCAATCTCTCCGACGACGATCGCATGAACTTCATGAAGAGCCTCGACCTGATTTTCTGCTGCAACGTGCTCATCTATTTCGATCTGGTTTCCAAACGTAAGGTCATTCAGCATTTCTACAACAACCTCTTGCCTCACGGATATCTCTTCATGGGGCATTCCGAATCGCTCTACGGAGTCTCGAACGACTTCCGCCTGGTCCACTTGCCGGGAGCCACGGCCTATGTCAAGGGAGAACGCCCCCCGGCAGGAAAGTAA
- a CDS encoding flagellar motor protein MotB, which translates to MSRRKRARPHANHERWLVSYADFITLLFAFFVVLYASAQVDQRKVGRLALAIQVAFQELGVFPASTTEVPIDMNDPMPFSTVQAIANAKRNTDLGRVSSPPDDSLAAAAEESSLSTLQTELQQALQSEIAQHSVALHRETEGLVISLREFGFFDSGSAALKTSALPALDRIASILAIRICRLRIEGHTDNVPIHTAQMASNWELSTARSTELVRLLILRYGFPPQRLAAAGFAEYHPIASNSTAQGRAQNRRVDIVILSNSLTSTVAPARLRQ; encoded by the coding sequence ATGAGCCGCCGCAAACGGGCCCGTCCCCACGCCAACCATGAGCGCTGGCTCGTCTCCTACGCTGACTTCATTACCCTGCTGTTCGCTTTCTTCGTTGTGCTTTACGCTTCGGCGCAAGTCGATCAACGCAAAGTCGGCCGCCTCGCGCTGGCGATACAGGTCGCTTTTCAGGAACTCGGCGTCTTTCCCGCCTCCACCACCGAGGTTCCAATCGACATGAACGACCCCATGCCCTTCAGCACCGTGCAGGCCATTGCGAATGCAAAGCGCAATACCGATCTTGGCCGCGTCTCTTCGCCTCCAGACGATTCCCTCGCCGCCGCTGCGGAAGAGTCCAGTCTGTCCACTTTGCAGACCGAACTCCAGCAGGCCTTGCAAAGCGAGATCGCCCAACACAGCGTCGCTTTGCACCGCGAGACCGAAGGCCTGGTCATCAGCTTGCGCGAGTTCGGCTTCTTCGACAGCGGGTCGGCGGCTTTGAAGACATCGGCTCTGCCGGCCCTGGATCGCATCGCCTCCATCCTCGCCATCCGCATCTGCCGGCTTCGCATCGAAGGGCACACCGACAACGTTCCCATTCACACCGCACAAATGGCCTCCAACTGGGAGCTCTCCACCGCCCGCTCGACCGAACTGGTCCGTCTTTTGATCCTGCGCTACGGCTTTCCTCCTCAGCGTTTAGCGGCTGCCGGATTTGCCGAATATCACCCCATCGCCAGTAACAGCACAGCGCAAGGTCGAGCCCAGAACCGCCGCGTCGATATCGTTATCCTCAGCAATAGCTTGACGAGCACCGTCGCGCCCGCTCGCCTCCGGCAGTAA